From a region of the Calliphora vicina chromosome 4, idCalVici1.1, whole genome shotgun sequence genome:
- the Sep4 gene encoding septin-5 isoform X2 — translation MSKTPSFDKDRDYIGFATLPEQVHRKSVKRGFEFTLMVVGESGLGKSTLVNSLFLGDLYKNRIFPPVEERIEKTTRIEKKTMDIEERGVRLRLTVVDTPGFGDSINCEDSWRVCTAYIDEQFRQYFTDESGLNRRNIQDNRVHCCLYFVPPWGHSLRQMDLDLLRRLHRKVNIVLVIGKSDCLTKTEVRNLKERILRDLEDSHIQLYQFPECDSDEDEDFKQQDRELKASIPFAVVGSNTILDIAGKKVRGRQYPWGVVNVEDSEHSDFIKLRTFLISTHMQDLKDTTQDVHYENFRAQCISQISQHALRERGKLKRDSISSTNGLEAAISETDRLLLQKDEEIRRMQDMLTQMQEKLKQTHIMEMKKNDTVIDV, via the exons ATGT cAAAAACACCTTCGTTTGACAAGGATCGCGACTATATAGGATTTGCTACCTTACCGGAACAAGTCCACAGAAAATCTGTAAAGAGAGGATTTGAATTTACACTTATGGTGGTTGGCGAATCAGGTTTGGGAAAATCAACATTGGTAAACAGTTTATTCCTCGGAGATCTATATAAGAACCGAATTTTTCCACCGGTGGAAGAAAGAATCGAAAAAACTACACGAATTGAAAAGAAAACTATGGATATAGAAGAAAGAGGTGTTCGTTTACGATTGACTGTAGTTGATACCCCTGGCTTCGGAGATTCTATAAATTGTGAAGACAGCTGGAGAGTGTGCACAGCTTATATCGATGAACAG TTTCGACAATATTTTACGGATGAAAGTGGATTAAATAGGCGAAACATACAAGATAACAGAGTACATTGCTGCTTATACTTCGTCCCACCTTGGGGACACAG TTTACGTCAAATGGATTTGGATTTATTGAGGCGATTACATCGAAAAGTCAATATTGTGCTAGTAATTGGAAAATCAGACTGTTTGACTAAGACCGAAgttcgaaatttaaaagaacGTATTTTAAGAGATTTGGAAGATAGTCACATACAGTTGTATCAATTCCCAGAATGTGACTCTGATGAGGATGAAGATTTCAAACAACAGGATCGCGAGCTAAAAGCTTCTATTCCGTTTGCTGTCGTAGGAAGCAATACGATTCTAGACATAGCTGGAAAAAAAGTTCGTGGACGACAGTACCCCTGGGGAGTAGTCAACGTTGAAGACTCGGAGCACAgtgatttcattaaattaaggACATTCCTAATTTCGACACATATGCAAGATTTAAAAGACACTACTCAAGATGTTCATTATGAAAACTTTCGTGCACAATGTATTTCACAAATATCCCAACATGCCCTGCGAGAACGTGGCAAATTGAAGCGTGATTCAATCAGCTCCACAAATGGATTAGAAGCTGCCATTTCCGAAACCGATCGTTTGCTATTACAAAAAGATGAAGAAATACGCCGTATGCAAGATATGCTTACCCAGATGCAGGAAAAACTTAAGCAAACGCACATTATGGAAATGAAGAAGAACGATACAGTCATTGATGTTTAG
- the Sep4 gene encoding septin-5 isoform X1, which produces MRRFFSKTPSFDKDRDYIGFATLPEQVHRKSVKRGFEFTLMVVGESGLGKSTLVNSLFLGDLYKNRIFPPVEERIEKTTRIEKKTMDIEERGVRLRLTVVDTPGFGDSINCEDSWRVCTAYIDEQFRQYFTDESGLNRRNIQDNRVHCCLYFVPPWGHSLRQMDLDLLRRLHRKVNIVLVIGKSDCLTKTEVRNLKERILRDLEDSHIQLYQFPECDSDEDEDFKQQDRELKASIPFAVVGSNTILDIAGKKVRGRQYPWGVVNVEDSEHSDFIKLRTFLISTHMQDLKDTTQDVHYENFRAQCISQISQHALRERGKLKRDSISSTNGLEAAISETDRLLLQKDEEIRRMQDMLTQMQEKLKQTHIMEMKKNDTVIDV; this is translated from the exons cAAAAACACCTTCGTTTGACAAGGATCGCGACTATATAGGATTTGCTACCTTACCGGAACAAGTCCACAGAAAATCTGTAAAGAGAGGATTTGAATTTACACTTATGGTGGTTGGCGAATCAGGTTTGGGAAAATCAACATTGGTAAACAGTTTATTCCTCGGAGATCTATATAAGAACCGAATTTTTCCACCGGTGGAAGAAAGAATCGAAAAAACTACACGAATTGAAAAGAAAACTATGGATATAGAAGAAAGAGGTGTTCGTTTACGATTGACTGTAGTTGATACCCCTGGCTTCGGAGATTCTATAAATTGTGAAGACAGCTGGAGAGTGTGCACAGCTTATATCGATGAACAG TTTCGACAATATTTTACGGATGAAAGTGGATTAAATAGGCGAAACATACAAGATAACAGAGTACATTGCTGCTTATACTTCGTCCCACCTTGGGGACACAG TTTACGTCAAATGGATTTGGATTTATTGAGGCGATTACATCGAAAAGTCAATATTGTGCTAGTAATTGGAAAATCAGACTGTTTGACTAAGACCGAAgttcgaaatttaaaagaacGTATTTTAAGAGATTTGGAAGATAGTCACATACAGTTGTATCAATTCCCAGAATGTGACTCTGATGAGGATGAAGATTTCAAACAACAGGATCGCGAGCTAAAAGCTTCTATTCCGTTTGCTGTCGTAGGAAGCAATACGATTCTAGACATAGCTGGAAAAAAAGTTCGTGGACGACAGTACCCCTGGGGAGTAGTCAACGTTGAAGACTCGGAGCACAgtgatttcattaaattaaggACATTCCTAATTTCGACACATATGCAAGATTTAAAAGACACTACTCAAGATGTTCATTATGAAAACTTTCGTGCACAATGTATTTCACAAATATCCCAACATGCCCTGCGAGAACGTGGCAAATTGAAGCGTGATTCAATCAGCTCCACAAATGGATTAGAAGCTGCCATTTCCGAAACCGATCGTTTGCTATTACAAAAAGATGAAGAAATACGCCGTATGCAAGATATGCTTACCCAGATGCAGGAAAAACTTAAGCAAACGCACATTATGGAAATGAAGAAGAACGATACAGTCATTGATGTTTAG